The genomic segment CCGGTTCACAGAGTCCAACCGTCTGTCCAGACTAAAACGAGTGGAGGTTGCTGCGGCAGGCGTTGGCAGGGCTAATCTTATCGAGACCCCGTTTCCCATGACCCGTGCAGTCTGGGATGAGATCATCCGAGATTCCCTGGAGAAGAAGCCAAATGAAACATGCGGATTGCTTTCCGGTAGAAATGGGAGTGCACAGACGGTTTGGCGTATGGAGAATACATTAAAAAGCCCGGTCGCCTTTGCCATGGACCCCAAGCAGATTCAACAGGTTTTCCACAAAATGGCGTTGCGTGGGGAGCATTTGGTCGGGATCTATCATTCCCATCCTACTGCACCTCCCATTCCGTCACCCGAAGATATTGCTTTCTGTCATTACCCGGAGGCCGCGTATCTCATCGTATCGCTCGCTTCTTCCCAACCCGTTCTCGGCTGTTTTCGAATCGAGGGGTCTTTTGCTCGTGAGTATCCTTATATAGTCCGTAACTAATGGTCAAATTCACTCAAAACAAAAGAACAGTGGGAATTTACTCCCGCTGTTCTTTCAGTTTTTGAAGATCGCCATTTTCCAATGGACTGGTTAGCAGCCATTCCTTTTTCTCCCAGCTGACAAAATCATCTTCCCACTTTATCTGGAAGCGGTCCTCCTCAATATGAATGACGACTCCCTTTGCGCCATCCTTTACGTATACGACCAGATCGCCTACTTGTATCACCGTTCATCGCCGCCCATTACCCGAGTCTGAAAATGATTCCGTGTCCACCCTTCGGATACACCCATTTGATATTTTCGTACGGGCAACCAATGCGGCAGCTCCCACACTCGTGGCACCCTTCGTAACCGACGTGCATCCGCACTTCTTCCCATTTGTATACTTCCGCAGGACAGAAGATGGTACAGAGCTTATCAGGGCATTGCGTCGCACAAACATCTGCGGAGAGCACATGCAGATGTGACTCCGTATCCGCTTTGAAGCGCACGAGATACTGTTTCTCTTCGATTGACTGGCCCTTCGGTAGATCCTGCATCACTTCATCACCCTCCACGCATTCATCAAATCACGCGCCATTTTCCATTTATCCTTCGCAGAGCCGAGGTCGCTCCAAATTTTCTTTTGCTTGCTCCATTTCGAGCTGCCATCAACCGTGAACATCTGACTCGCCGCTTTGTTCATCATCGGAATATACTGTTCGAAATACTGCGGGAATTTTTCAAAGTGATGCGTTGCGTCCTTGTACTTTTTCAAATCTTGGCCGACAAAGCTGTTCAATAGATTGATTCGGTATCCGTCGAGCATTTTTTCGGAATAGTCCCCTGCCTCTTTTGCCGCCAGGATCGTTTCCGCCGCCATGACACCCGATGCCATTGCCATATTCGATCCCTCACGATGGATCGCATTGACGAGCTGGGCAGCATCTCCTACGACAAGTACACCATTGCCGACAATTTTGGGAATGGAACGATATCCACCCTCGGGAATCAGGTGCGCCAAGTATTCCTGCTGCTCACAGCCTTGGATATACGGCCGAATCATCGGATGATTCTTTACATAGTCCAACAACTCATACGGCTTGATCTTGTTTTTGATCAAACCCGACAGCATCGTCCCTACCCCAATGTTCAAGCTGTCCTTATTCGTATACAACCAAGCCGTCCCCAAAATCCCTTTGGTCGAATCCCCGAAAATTTCAATCGTACAACCGTGATCGCCCTCCAAGTTAAAGCGATCCTCGATTATTTTGCGATCCAGCTTCAGTACTTCCATGACAGCGAGCGCTACTTCATCTGGGCGAAACTCTTTGTGGAACCCTAACGATTTTGCCAGCAAGGAGTTCACTCCGTCTGCCAGAACGACCACATCTGCGTATAGATCCCCATCCGGTCGATCTGTTTTGACACCGACTACTTTGCCATTTTCAACAATGCACTCCAAAGCGACGGTCTCATTGAGTAGAAGTGCTCCCTGCTGCACGGCTTTATCTGCAAACCATTGGTCAAATTTCGCCCGCAGCACCGTGAAATTGTTATAGGGTTCCTGGGCCCACTCCATGCCCTTATAGCTGAAATTGATGGCTGATTCCTTATCGAGCATCATGAACCGCTGCTCGACAATCGGCCGTTCAACAGGCGCCTCCTTGTAAAATTCGGGGATGATGTCTTCCATCGTTTTGCGATACAAAACACCTCCCATGACGTTTTTGGAACCCGGATATTCCCCGCGCTCCATCAACAGAACATTTACACCCGCTTTGGCAAGCGTATAAGCACAAGCTGTTCCAGCCGGACCTGCTCCGACAATAATTACATCAAATTTCTCAGCCATACGTTACCTCCTTGTCCGGCTCCTTTTGGAATGCTTCAATGAGCAATGGCACAATTTCAAAAGCATCACCGACAATACCGTAGTGACAAGACTGGAAGATGAGTGCATTCGGATCTTTATTGATGGCAATAATCAATCCCGAGTTGCGCATGCCGACCAAATGCTGAATAGCTCCCGATATGCCGATGGCAAAGTAAATTTTGGGCGTGACAGTCACTCCCGTCTGCCCTACCTGATGTTCATGACCGATCCAGCCTGCTTCCACCGCATCTCTGCTGGCCCCGACGGTTGCCCCGATTCGTTCTGCGAAGCGATGAATAAGTGCAAAGCCTTCCTTGCTTCCGAGTCCCTTGCCACCAGCGACGATCACATCAGCTTCATCCAGCCGCACCTTTTCCTTCGTCTCCCGGACGATTTTTAGTACTTTTGTGCGAATGTCTTCTTCACGCAGCTCCAGGCTTTCTTCCATGATCTCTCCTGTACGTGACTCGTCTGGCTCAAGCGCTTTCATGACTTTTGGGCGAACGGTCGCCATTTGCGGTCGATGTTTTTTGCACAAAATGGTTGCCATGATGTTACCGCCAAACGCCGGACGGCTTGCCTCCAATAAACCTGTCTCCGCGTTCACATCGAGCATGGTGGTATCAGCAGTCAGCCCTGTCTCCAAGTCCGTCGCGACAGCGCTCGCCAAATCTTTTCCCGTTGAAGTCGCCCCGTACAAGATGATTTCCGGCTTGTGCTTTTGGACACATTCGATGACTGCCCGCATATAGGACTCTGTTCGGTAATCATGAAATATCTTTTGATCGTATACATACACTTGGTCCGCTCCGTATGGAAACGCCGTGTGGGCCAACTCCCTGATTCCATCTCCGATTAACAAGCCAGCAAGCGGCACGTCTCGCTTGTCAGCCATTTGTCTTCCCGCCCCCAGC from the Brevibacillus brevis genome contains:
- a CDS encoding M67 family metallopeptidase produces the protein MTRAVWDEIIRDSLEKKPNETCGLLSGRNGSAQTVWRMENTLKSPVAFAMDPKQIQQVFHKMALRGEHLVGIYHSHPTAPPIPSPEDIAFCHYPEAAYLIVSLASSQPVLGCFRIEGSFAREYPYIVRN
- a CDS encoding ferredoxin family protein; this encodes MQDLPKGQSIEEKQYLVRFKADTESHLHVLSADVCATQCPDKLCTIFCPAEVYKWEEVRMHVGYEGCHECGSCRIGCPYENIKWVYPKGGHGIIFRLG
- a CDS encoding FAD-dependent oxidoreductase: MAEKFDVIIVGAGPAGTACAYTLAKAGVNVLLMERGEYPGSKNVMGGVLYRKTMEDIIPEFYKEAPVERPIVEQRFMMLDKESAINFSYKGMEWAQEPYNNFTVLRAKFDQWFADKAVQQGALLLNETVALECIVENGKVVGVKTDRPDGDLYADVVVLADGVNSLLAKSLGFHKEFRPDEVALAVMEVLKLDRKIIEDRFNLEGDHGCTIEIFGDSTKGILGTAWLYTNKDSLNIGVGTMLSGLIKNKIKPYELLDYVKNHPMIRPYIQGCEQQEYLAHLIPEGGYRSIPKIVGNGVLVVGDAAQLVNAIHREGSNMAMASGVMAAETILAAKEAGDYSEKMLDGYRINLLNSFVGQDLKKYKDATHHFEKFPQYFEQYIPMMNKAASQMFTVDGSSKWSKQKKIWSDLGSAKDKWKMARDLMNAWRVMK
- a CDS encoding electron transfer flavoprotein subunit alpha/FixB family protein; this translates as MNLDDFRGIWVFLEVSDGRIAPVSLELLGAGRQMADKRDVPLAGLLIGDGIRELAHTAFPYGADQVYVYDQKIFHDYRTESYMRAVIECVQKHKPEIILYGATSTGKDLASAVATDLETGLTADTTMLDVNAETGLLEASRPAFGGNIMATILCKKHRPQMATVRPKVMKALEPDESRTGEIMEESLELREEDIRTKVLKIVRETKEKVRLDEADVIVAGGKGLGSKEGFALIHRFAERIGATVGASRDAVEAGWIGHEHQVGQTGVTVTPKIYFAIGISGAIQHLVGMRNSGLIIAINKDPNALIFQSCHYGIVGDAFEIVPLLIEAFQKEPDKEVTYG